A genomic segment from Conger conger chromosome 2, fConCon1.1, whole genome shotgun sequence encodes:
- the slc16a3b gene encoding monocarboxylate transporter 4 gives MGGVAVDDGPTGVKAPDGGWGWAVLFGCFVITGFSYAFPKAVSVFFKELIREFGVGYSDTAWISSILLAMLYGTGPICSVLVNRFGCRPVMMVGGLFASLGMILASYSTSIIHIYLTTGVITGLGLALNFQPSLIMLNRYFSEKRPLANGLAAAGSPVALCCLSPLGQVLQHAYGWRGGFLILGGILLNCCVCGALMRPLVAPKKVEEPESQVMVTEEKKKPKAKLLDFSVFKDRGFVIYTLAASIMVLGLFVPPVFVVSYAKELGNEDTKSALLLTILGFVDMFARPICGVIAGLNWMRPRCVYFFSFAMIFNGTADIVGSFAKDYNSLVAFCIFFGISYGMVGALQFEVLMAIVGTQKFSSAIGLVLLMEAIAVLVGPPSAGRLLDATKIYMYVFLLAGCEVCLSAIVLASGNFFCLKKKPQEPEVGEMELLNKPPAENGKAGEDMEKGQKEEADKETEKEPEEKEPEVKQPENAKVDSAEVETFLKDSKEENGEVATNPETCL, from the exons ATGGGAGGAGTGGCAGTTGACGATGGCCCCACTGGGGTGAAGGCTCCAGacgggggctgggggtgggcgGTCCTGTTCGGCTGCTTCGTCATTACCGGCTTTTCCTACGCCTTTCCCAAAGCTGTCAGCGTCTTCTTCAAAGAGCTGATCCGGGAGTTTGGTGTGGGCTACAGTGACACGGCCTGGATCTCTTCTATCCTGCTGGCCATGCTATACGGCACAG GACCTATCTGCAGTGTGTTGGTGAATCGGTTTGGGTGCCGCCCTGTGATGATGGTGGGGGGTCTCTTTGCCTCCCTGGGTATGATACTGGCATCCTATTCAACCAGCATCATTCATATATACCTGACCACAGGTGTCATAACAG GTTTAGGACTGGCCTTGAACTTCCAGCCTTCCCTCATCATGCTAAACAGGTACTTCAGTGAAAAACGCCCACTGGCGAATGGCCTGGCTGCTGCAGGGAGTCCGGTTGCCCTGTGCTGCCTCTCGCCTCTGGGGCAGGTCCTGCAGCACGCGTATGGCTGGCGGGGGGGCTTTCTCATCCTGGGGGGGATATTGCTCAACTGCTGTGTCTGTGGAGCCCTCATGAGGCCACTGGTTGCTCCCAAAAAAGTGGAGGAACCAGAGAGCCAGGTCATGGTcacagaggagaagaagaagccCAAGGCCAAGCTCCTGGACTTCAGCGTGTTCAAGGATAGGGGCTTTGTCATCTACACTCTTGCAGCCTCCATCATGGTGCTGGGCCTGTTTGTGCCACCTGTATTTGTGGTGAGCTACGCCAAGGAGCTGGGCAATGAAGATACCAAGtcagccctgctgctgaccatCCTGGGTTTCGTCGACATGTTCGCCCGGCCCATCTGCGGTGTCATCGCCGGGCTGAACTGGATGCGCCCACGCTGCGTCTACTTCTTCAGCTTCGCCATGATCTTCAATGGTACGGCAGACATAGTGGGGTCCTTCGCCAAGGACTACAATTCCCTGGTGGCATTCTGCATTTTCTTTGGCATCTCCTATGGCATGGTTGGTGCTCTCCAGTTTGAGGTGCTGATGGCCATCGTGGGCACACAGAAGTTCTCCAGCGCCATTGGCCTGGTGCTGCTGATGGAGGCCATCGCTGTGCTGGTGGGGCCACCCTCTGCAG GGAGATTGCTAGATGCCACCAAGATCTATATGTATGTGTTCTTATTGGCTGGGTGCGAGGTGTGCCTCTCGGCCATTGTGCTGGCTTCCGGAAATTTCTTCTGCCTCAAGAAGAAGCCCCAGGAGCCGGAGGTAGGAGAGATGGAGCTGCTCAACAAGCCCCCCGCAGAGAACGGCAAGGCTGGCGAGGACATGGAGAAAGGGCAGAAGGAGGAGGCCGACAAAGAGACTGAGAAGGAGCCGGAAGAAAAGGAACCAGAAGTGAAGCAGCCTGAGAACGCAAAGGTGGACTCTGCAGAGGTGGAGACCTTTCTGAAAGACAGCAAGGAGGAGAATGGAGAGGTGGCCACCAACCCAGAGACGTGTCTGTGA